A section of the Thermodesulfobacteriota bacterium genome encodes:
- a CDS encoding glycosyltransferase, giving the protein MIIFIIPAYNEEKNILSLIKLTANKMEELNLPYRLIVVNDGSTDGTLSLLENYQKLYPITILNHETNKNVGQVFRTGFQYTLSQIKAGDIIVTKEADNTSDLGILDKMLHKIDTGYDVVLASCYANGGKVLNTSWDRIILSYGANLLVKTLFRIRNVHTYSSFYRAFKAEMLKAAYSVYGPNLIEEKGFACMIEMIIKLNRLELKITEVPMELVCSARIGKSKMKRIETIMGYLRVIRKELFKSSNYKESVRQKFLEYQYTQPPKNNYVKTIP; this is encoded by the coding sequence TTGATAATCTTTATCATCCCAGCATATAACGAGGAAAAAAATATTCTTAGTTTAATTAAACTCACTGCAAATAAAATGGAAGAGCTGAATTTACCCTATAGATTAATTGTGGTTAACGATGGCAGCACGGACGGCACTCTCTCCTTATTAGAAAATTATCAAAAGTTATATCCAATTACAATTCTAAACCATGAAACCAACAAAAATGTTGGTCAGGTATTCAGAACAGGTTTTCAATATACCCTGAGTCAAATAAAGGCTGGAGACATTATAGTTACTAAAGAAGCAGACAATACCAGTGACCTGGGCATACTGGATAAAATGCTACACAAGATAGATACTGGTTACGACGTTGTATTGGCATCATGTTACGCTAACGGCGGTAAAGTATTAAATACTTCCTGGGATCGAATAATTCTGAGTTATGGAGCTAACCTCCTGGTTAAAACCCTTTTTCGAATTAGAAATGTTCATACCTACAGCTCTTTTTACCGTGCCTTCAAGGCAGAAATGCTAAAAGCAGCCTACTCGGTTTACGGACCCAACTTAATTGAGGAAAAAGGATTTGCCTGCATGATTGAAATGATAATAAAACTAAACAGACTGGAACTAAAAATAACTGAAGTACCCATGGAACTAGTATGCAGTGCTCGCATAGGGAAAAGCAAAATGAAGCGTATAGAGACTATCATGGGCTATCTTCGTGTTATTAGGAAAGAACTGTTCAAAAGTTCAAATTATAAAGAATCTGTCAGACAAAAATTTCTAGAATACCAATATACACAACCTCCAAAAAATAATTATGTTAAAACTATTCCATAA
- a CDS encoding NAD-dependent epimerase/dehydratase family protein: MSKYLVTGGAGFIGSWVAKVLLEQEHEVVIIDNLTTGYLENVPKGSVFINGDCQDSSIYDDLTDTRFDAILHIAGQSSGEISFDDPVYDLSTNTESTLHLINFGLKTGCERFIYASTMSVYGVKEDRPVNEDEELMPVSFYGVGKVASEHYLRIYHKMGIRPTSLRLFNVYGPGQNLENLRQGMVSIYLAQMIKNNNIIVKGSLNRFRDFIYIDDVVNAFLICLRDERTIGKIFNVGTGIKTTVQQLIETLFEVYGRKVPVEVSGNTQGDIFGICADISLFQKVAGFQPYVELKKGLEKMLAQALSLERMKK; encoded by the coding sequence ATGAGCAAATATCTGGTGACAGGGGGAGCGGGTTTTATCGGTTCGTGGGTTGCAAAGGTCCTGCTGGAACAGGAACATGAAGTCGTCATTATCGATAATCTCACTACCGGCTATCTGGAAAATGTTCCAAAAGGTTCGGTGTTCATAAATGGAGACTGCCAGGATAGCTCAATTTATGACGACTTGACAGATACCAGGTTTGACGCAATCTTACATATTGCAGGCCAGTCCTCTGGAGAAATCAGTTTTGACGACCCGGTATATGATCTCAGTACGAATACAGAGTCAACATTGCACCTCATCAATTTTGGACTGAAGACCGGGTGCGAGAGATTCATCTATGCAAGTACGATGTCGGTGTACGGGGTAAAGGAAGACAGACCAGTTAATGAAGATGAAGAGCTAATGCCCGTTTCTTTTTATGGTGTTGGGAAGGTAGCCAGTGAACATTATCTCAGGATATATCATAAGATGGGAATCAGACCGACCTCTTTGCGGTTGTTTAATGTTTACGGGCCCGGTCAGAATCTCGAAAATTTGCGTCAGGGAATGGTAAGTATTTATCTGGCTCAGATGATTAAGAATAACAATATTATAGTGAAAGGCAGCCTGAATCGTTTTCGGGATTTCATATATATAGACGATGTAGTTAATGCTTTTTTAATTTGCTTGCGTGACGAAAGAACAATCGGCAAAATATTTAATGTGGGGACAGGAATAAAAACAACTGTCCAGCAGTTGATTGAAACCCTGTTTGAGGTTTATGGGAGAAAAGTACCTGTTGAAGTATCAGGAAACACACAAGGAGATATTTTTGGCATCTGTGCGGACATCAGTCTTTTTCAAAAAGTGGCGGGTTTTCAGCCATATGTAGAATTGAAAAAAGGATTGGAAAAGATGCTTGCTCAAGCACTCAGTCTGGAAAGGATGAAAAAATGA
- a CDS encoding glycosyltransferase family 39 protein, protein MLKLFHKHIPLYFLLIVIALVFRLPGINKQPILDEGYSLKAVNGAWGQIIADRFLDAHPPLFYFLIHLWGQISGNIVWLRLFSVLCGSLVCVLLYHLVLRLFGTQIALISYVLSAISPQLIFVSQYSRPYVLALIFSLLSVSFFINIMEESKEKNPASLSNILLYLLLALLSLYTFYYSIFIILSVFICGIYLLKVQRPFILKWLIGHMLVGFGYLPWFFVQQGQMAHLRDNITTKVQFLHESRMGFYWGEIHIGAILKTFLSVFHFDDVTGSLRYSSHFSFIAFLIVSGAAIAIGIYLLIKGYKFLRRKEKLSNATFLVACLIFVPLICILSLSILGDLGIAGVGKLAINPRYFVQSSILSGVLIAGALLSFSPKLLRYGLITLAGCFFLFLTARVWSFNSYPYEEVVNYLTKNEKSKVVISIPNPVDRILIQFSSLPKKSSLKNPAVISSTDQLTNISEILDKNESFYLWFTGTAYNSIRYQSLIKQFEVLAMQQGYKKEEEKNFQDIIFLSLYVKRN, encoded by the coding sequence ATGTTAAAACTATTCCATAAACACATCCCTTTGTATTTCCTTCTAATAGTAATAGCATTAGTCTTCAGATTGCCAGGGATAAACAAACAGCCTATTTTGGATGAAGGCTACTCACTAAAGGCTGTAAACGGAGCTTGGGGGCAGATTATTGCTGATAGATTTCTTGATGCCCACCCTCCGCTTTTTTATTTTCTTATTCATCTCTGGGGACAAATCTCAGGCAATATCGTTTGGCTACGTTTATTCTCTGTTTTGTGTGGCAGTTTAGTCTGTGTTCTTTTATACCACCTGGTTTTAAGACTATTTGGAACCCAAATTGCCCTCATATCCTATGTTCTTTCCGCTATATCACCGCAGTTGATTTTCGTTTCACAGTATTCACGACCATACGTCCTGGCACTTATTTTCAGCCTTTTATCCGTTTCATTTTTCATAAACATTATGGAGGAATCTAAAGAAAAAAATCCGGCATCTCTATCGAATATTTTATTATACCTACTGTTAGCGCTACTGAGTTTGTATACTTTCTATTATTCAATATTTATTATACTGAGCGTTTTTATCTGTGGAATATACTTATTGAAAGTTCAACGACCATTTATTTTAAAATGGTTAATCGGGCATATGCTGGTAGGGTTCGGATACCTTCCCTGGTTTTTTGTTCAACAAGGGCAGATGGCTCATCTGAGGGACAATATCACCACTAAAGTCCAGTTCCTTCATGAAAGCAGAATGGGTTTCTACTGGGGGGAAATTCATATTGGGGCCATATTAAAAACCTTTCTCAGTGTTTTCCATTTTGATGATGTTACAGGAAGTCTCAGATATTCAAGCCATTTCTCTTTTATTGCCTTTCTGATAGTTTCCGGAGCTGCTATTGCCATTGGCATTTATTTATTAATCAAAGGATATAAGTTCCTTCGTAGAAAAGAAAAGCTAAGCAATGCTACCTTCCTTGTGGCTTGTTTAATTTTTGTACCTCTCATCTGTATTCTTTCACTCTCCATCCTTGGTGATTTAGGTATCGCAGGTGTCGGCAAGCTGGCAATTAACCCCCGCTATTTTGTTCAAAGTTCGATATTATCCGGCGTTCTGATAGCAGGTGCATTGCTTTCCTTCTCTCCCAAATTGCTACGTTATGGACTCATAACATTAGCTGGATGTTTTTTTTTATTCCTGACAGCCCGTGTATGGAGCTTTAACTCCTATCCTTACGAGGAAGTCGTAAATTACCTCACTAAGAACGAAAAATCAAAAGTAGTTATCAGTATCCCTAACCCTGTAGATCGAATATTAATTCAGTTTTCTTCTTTACCAAAAAAAAGTTCGTTAAAAAACCCTGCCGTAATAAGTTCAACCGACCAGTTGACAAATATATCCGAAATACTGGATAAAAATGAAAGCTTTTATTTATGGTTTACAGGGACTGCCTATAATTCGATTAGATATCAATCACTGATAAAGCAATTCGAAGTATTAGCTATGCAGCAAGGTTATAAGAAGGAAGAGGAAAAAAATTTTCAGGATATTATTTTCTTGTCTCTTTATGTAAAAAGAAACTAA
- a CDS encoding GDP-mannose 4,6-dehydratase, producing MKRVLITGVAGMVGSHLLDALLEKGYEVVGIDNLSFGKLENISGNVNGPGFKFYQVDVLDFETMKILGKDVDIIVHLAAVKKVGEADSSMATLMVNGKGTENVLEIAKMWGSKVMFASTSDVYGMSPDIPHREDGDLLLGPSMIKRWSYAVSKLYDEQMVFAYYKDYSVPVVVLRYFGSFSSRSSFTWSGGHIPIFIDAILKDEEVIIHGDGTQTRSMGYVTDLVDGTVLAMEEKEATGEIINIGNDEELSVIDSAYLIHEIANTGKELKLKFVPMEEIFGKYKDIMKRKPDLTKAKKILGYEPKVSLRKAIEITIKERRKILHNIN from the coding sequence TTGAAAAGAGTTTTAATAACTGGCGTGGCTGGAATGGTCGGTTCTCATTTATTGGATGCCCTGCTGGAAAAAGGTTACGAGGTAGTGGGCATTGACAACCTGTCTTTCGGCAAACTAGAAAACATAAGCGGCAATGTAAATGGTCCCGGATTTAAATTTTATCAGGTAGATGTTCTGGATTTTGAAACAATGAAGATACTGGGAAAAGATGTCGATATAATCGTTCATCTAGCCGCAGTTAAAAAGGTTGGGGAGGCTGATTCAAGTATGGCAACCCTAATGGTAAATGGAAAGGGAACGGAGAACGTCTTGGAAATTGCTAAGATGTGGGGTAGTAAGGTTATGTTTGCCTCAACCTCTGATGTTTACGGGATGTCTCCAGATATACCCCATCGGGAAGATGGTGACCTTCTTTTAGGGCCAAGCATGATAAAAAGATGGAGCTATGCTGTATCAAAACTATACGATGAACAGATGGTATTTGCCTATTATAAGGATTACAGCGTTCCTGTTGTTGTCCTTAGATATTTTGGTTCATTCAGTTCACGTTCCAGTTTTACCTGGAGCGGAGGGCATATCCCGATCTTTATCGATGCCATATTGAAAGACGAAGAGGTTATTATCCATGGAGATGGAACCCAAACAAGATCGATGGGCTATGTTACGGATCTCGTTGATGGAACCGTCCTGGCTATGGAAGAGAAAGAAGCAACAGGTGAAATTATCAATATTGGCAACGATGAAGAGCTTAGTGTTATTGATAGCGCTTACCTTATACATGAGATTGCAAATACTGGTAAGGAGTTAAAGCTAAAATTTGTACCAATGGAGGAAATTTTTGGGAAGTACAAGGATATTATGAAAAGAAAACCAGACCTTACCAAGGCAAAAAAAATATTAGGTTATGAGCCAAAAGTTTCACTCCGTAAGGCTATAGAAATAACTATTAAAGAACGAAGAAAGATATTACACAACATAAATTAA
- a CDS encoding HAD-IA family hydrolase encodes MNTVQKLRVKVIIFDFDGVIVESFDIKTKAFAILFESEGEIAVRKIIEYHTRNGGVSRYEKFKYIYENILKQPLTELKFQQLCKKFSDLVVDEVVSSSYVRGAKEFLEEHAELYRCFIATGTPQEEIEEIVRKRNIGHYFKGIYGAPIKKLDIVKKIINKEKITPSEAIYIGDALSDYEAAKINSVTFIARAGTKDSLFADISCLKIEDLTLLHKIIEKL; translated from the coding sequence ATGAATACAGTGCAGAAACTAAGGGTTAAAGTGATAATTTTTGATTTTGATGGGGTAATTGTCGAATCTTTTGATATAAAAACCAAGGCATTTGCAATCCTCTTTGAATCTGAAGGGGAAATAGCGGTCAGAAAAATCATAGAGTACCACACCAGAAATGGTGGTGTTTCAAGGTATGAGAAATTCAAATATATATATGAAAACATATTAAAACAACCCTTAACAGAACTAAAGTTTCAGCAATTATGTAAAAAATTTTCAGACCTCGTTGTAGATGAAGTTGTAAGCTCATCATATGTAAGGGGCGCAAAAGAGTTTTTAGAAGAACATGCAGAATTGTATCGATGCTTTATTGCTACGGGTACTCCACAGGAAGAAATAGAAGAAATAGTAAGAAAGAGGAATATAGGGCATTACTTTAAGGGTATCTATGGCGCACCTATAAAAAAGCTTGATATTGTAAAAAAGATAATTAACAAAGAAAAAATTACTCCCTCAGAAGCTATCTATATAGGAGACGCCTTGAGTGATTATGAAGCAGCAAAAATAAACTCAGTTACTTTTATTGCAAGGGCTGGGACAAAAGACAGTCTGTTTGCAGACATCAGTTGTTTAAAAATAGAGGATTTAACATTGCTTCATAAAATAATTGAGAAACTATAA
- the kdsB gene encoding 3-deoxy-manno-octulosonate cytidylyltransferase, whose protein sequence is MNTIGIIPARMASSRFPGKPLAKINGIPMIGHVYFRSKMSSILNEVYIATCDRDIMDYAGSIGARAIMTSDTHERASDRASEAMLTIENETGRKTDIVVMIQGDEPMIYPEMIDAAVNPMLKDENIQVVNLMAPQKSQEEHNDPNEVKVVIDKKNYAIYFSREPIPSWKKGAKEVPMLKQVCIIPFRRDFLIKFNELEPTPLEIIESVDMLRIIEHGFKIKMVMTDRDTYSVDTLEDLCKVESLMKTDDLIHRYAEIKL, encoded by the coding sequence ATGAACACTATTGGTATAATTCCTGCCCGGATGGCTTCATCCCGTTTTCCTGGTAAGCCTCTTGCCAAAATAAATGGTATCCCGATGATAGGGCACGTTTATTTTAGAAGCAAAATGAGCAGTATTTTAAATGAAGTCTACATTGCAACCTGTGACAGAGATATAATGGATTATGCAGGGTCTATCGGGGCAAGGGCCATTATGACCAGTGATACTCATGAGAGGGCATCAGATAGAGCCTCTGAAGCAATGCTTACGATAGAAAATGAAACAGGAAGAAAGACTGATATTGTGGTGATGATACAGGGTGATGAGCCGATGATTTACCCGGAGATGATTGACGCAGCAGTTAACCCCATGTTGAAGGATGAAAATATTCAGGTAGTAAATCTAATGGCTCCCCAGAAATCCCAGGAAGAACATAATGACCCCAATGAGGTCAAGGTGGTCATAGATAAAAAAAATTATGCAATTTACTTTTCCAGGGAACCCATACCCTCCTGGAAAAAAGGGGCAAAAGAAGTTCCAATGTTAAAACAGGTATGTATTATTCCCTTCAGGAGAGATTTTCTTATTAAGTTCAATGAGCTTGAACCAACACCTCTGGAAATTATAGAGTCAGTTGATATGTTACGAATTATAGAGCATGGGTTTAAAATCAAGATGGTGATGACTGACCGTGATACTTATAGTGTAGATACACTGGAAGACCTGTGTAAGGTGGAAAGTTTGATGAAAACTGATGATCTTATCCACAGGTATGCAGAGATTAAGTTATGA
- the kdsB gene encoding 3-deoxy-manno-octulosonate cytidylyltransferase: protein MKDGKKIICIIPARLGSYRFRDKPFVNICGKPMIEHVYKRADMTDFLDGTYIATPDHEIKERVEAFGGKVIMTGNQHRRASERVAEAAMILGNDADIIINLQGDEPLVNPEMLRLAVESLIQDNSIVCVNLAKRVSQEYAEDRNEVKVVCDKKGYAMYFSRETIPSKWLGDKRFDCLVEVCVMPFTKESLQLYTSLEMTTLEEIESIDMLRWLEHGYRVKIIESPFETYSVDVPEDVKNVEKIMKNDPLLLKY from the coding sequence ATGAAGGATGGAAAGAAAATCATCTGTATCATTCCTGCCCGTCTGGGGTCTTACCGTTTCAGGGACAAACCCTTTGTTAATATATGCGGTAAGCCCATGATAGAGCATGTTTATAAACGTGCTGACATGACTGATTTTCTTGATGGGACATATATTGCAACCCCTGACCATGAAATAAAGGAGAGAGTGGAAGCATTCGGCGGAAAAGTTATCATGACAGGTAACCAGCACAGGAGGGCATCTGAGAGGGTGGCTGAAGCGGCGATGATTCTCGGCAACGATGCAGATATTATCATAAATCTGCAGGGTGATGAACCGCTGGTTAATCCCGAAATGTTACGATTGGCGGTTGAGTCACTTATCCAAGATAATTCTATAGTATGTGTAAACCTGGCGAAAAGAGTCTCGCAGGAATATGCAGAGGATAGAAATGAGGTAAAGGTTGTATGCGATAAAAAGGGTTATGCCATGTATTTTTCAAGAGAAACTATTCCGTCAAAATGGCTTGGAGATAAGAGGTTTGATTGTCTGGTTGAAGTCTGTGTCATGCCCTTTACAAAAGAATCCTTACAGCTTTATACGTCTTTGGAAATGACCACTTTAGAGGAAATAGAGTCCATTGACATGCTGCGATGGCTTGAGCACGGATACAGGGTAAAAATAATCGAGTCACCTTTTGAGACATACAGCGTAGATGTTCCAGAAGACGTGAAAAATGTAGAAAAAATCATGAAAAATGATCCTCTATTATTAAAGTATTAG
- a CDS encoding class I SAM-dependent methyltransferase, translated as MKEADIRPLHLQKEFLRLSREDIKEFFNDTVKRLYCPCPACKESKDFKNQFTKNGFVYVECLKCGTLFANPRPPESAINNYYKRSKATKYWAEHLFKETEEARRKEIFSPKAKMVVDLLREASGDERMENLLDVGMGYGIFGEEVQKINFFNEITGVEPSTYLAAICREKGFSIIEMAVEKVKEPKNYFKAATSFEVIEHLFSPEKFLRAINGLLANNGYLILTTLNINGFELLNLWNKSDSIFPPHHINFFNVESLEILLDRTGYRVIKSFTPGKLDVNIIENNIDLVSQNRFIRYLIKKSPTSVKENFQKFLQENNLSSHMCMLAQKL; from the coding sequence ATGAAAGAAGCCGATATCAGACCCCTTCATTTACAGAAGGAATTTCTGCGTTTGTCCAGAGAAGACATCAAAGAATTCTTTAACGATACAGTTAAACGTCTTTATTGCCCCTGCCCTGCATGTAAAGAATCAAAGGATTTCAAAAATCAGTTTACCAAAAACGGATTTGTTTACGTTGAGTGTCTGAAATGCGGCACTCTCTTTGCCAACCCTCGGCCTCCCGAATCGGCGATTAATAATTACTATAAGAGATCAAAAGCTACTAAATACTGGGCAGAACATCTCTTTAAAGAAACAGAGGAGGCAAGGCGAAAAGAAATCTTCTCACCAAAGGCTAAAATGGTTGTCGACTTACTGAGGGAAGCCTCAGGAGATGAAAGGATGGAAAACCTTCTGGATGTTGGGATGGGATACGGGATTTTTGGAGAGGAAGTCCAAAAAATAAATTTTTTCAACGAGATTACAGGGGTAGAGCCGTCAACTTATTTAGCTGCTATATGCAGGGAAAAAGGGTTTAGCATTATTGAAATGGCGGTAGAAAAAGTAAAAGAACCAAAAAATTATTTTAAGGCAGCAACCTCGTTTGAAGTCATTGAGCACCTTTTTTCTCCAGAAAAATTTTTAAGAGCGATCAATGGACTTTTGGCCAATAACGGTTATTTAATTTTAACAACGTTAAATATTAATGGTTTTGAGCTGTTAAATCTATGGAACAAATCGGACAGCATCTTCCCTCCCCACCATATAAATTTCTTTAATGTAGAATCGTTGGAAATACTTTTAGACCGAACTGGATACAGGGTAATAAAATCTTTCACACCTGGGAAACTCGACGTTAATATCATTGAAAACAATATCGATCTTGTTTCGCAGAACAGATTCATTCGGTATCTTATTAAGAAATCACCAACGAGTGTGAAGGAAAATTTCCAGAAGTTTCTTCAGGAAAACAATTTAAGCTCTCATATGTGTATGTTAGCCCAAAAGTTATAA
- a CDS encoding NAD(P)-dependent oxidoreductase, giving the protein MSKRAVIFGGSGFLGSHVADALTAVEYEVRVFDIRPSPFISSKQEMIVGDILNESAVEEAVSGCDFVYNFAGIADIDEASKRPLDSVKYNIVGNSIILEACRKNSIKRFMFASSLYVYSKAGSFYRSTKQSCELLIENYKEVFGLPYTILRYGSLYGPRADKKNFIHKILTEALTKGKITREGDGEELREYIHVYDAAKGSIEILTDEFVNQYVIITGNQQMKLKDLLSMIKEILDNKIEIKYTPPSFNYHYEITPYTFAPKIAKRLISKSYVDLGQGLIKCLQGIYKDLYPLPTYDGLVVKE; this is encoded by the coding sequence TTGTCAAAGAGAGCGGTAATTTTTGGTGGTTCAGGGTTTCTTGGAAGCCATGTCGCAGATGCATTGACAGCTGTGGAATATGAAGTGAGGGTTTTTGATATTCGTCCATCTCCGTTTATAAGTAGTAAACAGGAAATGATTGTCGGAGACATTCTTAATGAATCCGCTGTTGAAGAGGCTGTGTCAGGGTGTGATTTTGTTTATAACTTTGCAGGCATTGCAGATATAGATGAAGCCAGCAAGAGACCGCTGGACAGTGTAAAGTATAACATAGTAGGCAACTCTATTATTCTGGAAGCATGCAGAAAAAACAGTATCAAGAGGTTTATGTTTGCCAGCTCACTTTATGTGTACAGCAAGGCTGGTTCTTTCTATAGAAGCACAAAACAATCCTGTGAACTCCTGATAGAAAACTATAAAGAGGTCTTTGGATTACCCTATACCATACTCCGATATGGTTCTCTTTATGGACCACGAGCTGACAAGAAAAACTTTATTCATAAGATATTAACTGAGGCACTTACTAAAGGAAAGATTACCCGCGAAGGTGATGGAGAAGAACTAAGGGAATACATCCATGTGTATGATGCAGCCAAAGGCAGTATAGAAATACTTACAGACGAATTTGTCAATCAGTATGTAATAATCACTGGCAATCAGCAGATGAAGCTGAAAGACCTTTTAAGTATGATAAAGGAGATACTTGACAACAAAATAGAGATAAAATATACCCCCCCTTCATTCAATTATCACTATGAGATTACACCCTACACCTTTGCCCCGAAAATTGCAAAAAGACTTATCAGCAAAAGCTATGTTGATCTGGGCCAAGGGCTTATTAAATGCCTTCAGGGTATATATAAAGACCTTTATCCGCTCCCCACTTATGATGGGCTGGTGGTAAAAGAATGA
- a CDS encoding glycosyltransferase family 2 protein, which yields MPNPSLSIFFPCFNDSGTIGSLVVAADAVAKGLTDDYEIIVVDDGSSDNSRDLLLELQDKYPRLRLVFHEINQGYGAALRSGFFNSTKDLIFYTDGDGQYDVYELRKLFNVMQDGVDIVNGYKINRGDPLHRVIIGIIYLRLMRLFFNFHIRDVDCDFRLIRRHVFNHISLHHNSGVICLEVVKKLELAGYRFAEFPVHHYHRIHGKSQFFNFRRLFKTTLSILRLWYELVVKRDIPINIAYNEEKPVNRGVSHNNT from the coding sequence ATGCCTAATCCTAGCCTGTCTATATTCTTTCCGTGCTTCAATGACTCTGGAACTATCGGAAGTCTCGTGGTAGCAGCCGATGCCGTAGCCAAAGGTCTAACCGATGACTATGAGATTATTGTCGTAGATGATGGAAGTTCGGATAACAGTAGAGATTTATTGCTTGAGTTACAAGACAAATATCCCAGACTACGTTTAGTTTTTCACGAGATAAATCAGGGCTATGGCGCAGCTCTGCGTTCTGGTTTTTTTAATTCCACCAAGGATTTGATTTTCTACACCGACGGTGACGGGCAATATGATGTTTACGAGCTTCGTAAGCTCTTCAATGTTATGCAGGATGGTGTAGATATTGTTAATGGATATAAAATAAATCGTGGTGACCCACTTCACCGGGTTATCATCGGTATAATTTACCTTCGACTTATGCGTCTTTTCTTTAATTTCCATATTCGTGATGTGGATTGCGACTTCCGCCTGATTCGTCGTCACGTCTTTAATCATATAAGCCTTCACCACAACAGTGGTGTTATCTGCCTGGAAGTGGTTAAAAAGCTGGAACTGGCCGGATATCGTTTTGCCGAATTCCCTGTTCATCATTATCATCGAATACATGGCAAATCTCAATTCTTCAATTTCAGACGTCTATTTAAGACTACTCTTAGCATACTGCGCCTCTGGTACGAACTTGTGGTTAAACGGGACATACCAATAAACATTGCCTATAATGAAGAAAAACCTGTCAACAGGGGAGTTTCCCATAATAACACGTAA
- a CDS encoding phosphoglycerate dehydrogenase: protein MKILISTSSFAEYDRTPLDTLMEHELEFQLNPHKRTLSGEELTNLCQGCAGLIAGTERITADVLQKLSELKVISRCGVGVENVDITAADKLGIKVFNTPDAPTLAVAELTIGLMLNLLRKVCDMDRKLRNGHWQKKMGNLLFCKKIGIVGFGRVGKKVAEFLKPFGCEIAYADPFVEDGLMELKRLSLEELLVWADIVSIHVSGNEKLLGKREFKIMKKGAWLVNSSRGGIVDEDALHNALKAGDLSGAALDVFAKEPYNGSLKDLNSVILTPHIGSYAKEARIQMETQAVENLLKGLKEVA from the coding sequence ATGAAAATTTTGATCTCGACATCTTCATTTGCGGAGTACGACAGAACCCCTTTGGATACTCTAATGGAACATGAATTAGAGTTCCAGCTTAATCCCCATAAAAGAACTTTATCAGGAGAAGAGTTGACAAATCTTTGCCAGGGATGTGCTGGTCTTATAGCTGGTACAGAGCGAATCACTGCGGATGTCCTTCAAAAGCTCTCAGAATTAAAAGTTATCTCTCGGTGCGGGGTGGGGGTTGAGAATGTAGATATTACTGCCGCTGATAAACTGGGGATAAAAGTATTCAATACTCCAGATGCTCCAACACTTGCAGTTGCTGAATTAACTATCGGGTTAATGCTTAATTTGCTACGAAAAGTTTGTGATATGGATAGAAAACTTCGTAACGGACACTGGCAAAAAAAGATGGGAAACCTCCTGTTTTGTAAAAAAATTGGCATAGTTGGTTTTGGAAGGGTTGGAAAGAAAGTGGCTGAGTTTCTGAAGCCCTTTGGTTGTGAGATAGCCTATGCGGACCCTTTTGTTGAAGATGGACTGATGGAATTAAAACGACTATCTTTGGAAGAGCTGCTTGTCTGGGCAGACATCGTGTCTATCCATGTTTCCGGGAACGAAAAGCTATTAGGAAAGAGGGAATTTAAAATAATGAAAAAAGGGGCATGGCTAGTTAATTCCTCCAGAGGCGGTATAGTTGACGAGGATGCATTACACAATGCCCTCAAAGCAGGTGATCTATCAGGTGCCGCTTTGGATGTCTTTGCAAAAGAGCCTTACAACGGTTCTTTGAAAGATCTGAACAGTGTTATCCTGACTCCACACATTGGATCTTATGCAAAGGAAGCAAGGATACAGATGGAAACACAGGCGGTGGAAAATCTTTTAAAGGGTTTAAAAGAGGTGGCGTAA